The DNA sequence CGGAGTAGCCGTTCAATGTCATGAGTATTTGGTGATCTAAGATATTGCTTTCCaaaaatttccataattacatgGCAAAATCTCTTTAGACTTTCAATTGTTGTAGATTCTCCTATTTTAATGTATCCATCAGTTGCATCAACTGGTATGCCATATGTTAACATTCGCATATCTGATGTCATCTTTTGTAAATGGGATAATCCAAGCCTTCCAAGAGCATCTCGTCGCTGCATAAAGTAACTGTCGTGACCTTCTACAACATTCATAATACGGAGGAATAAATTTCTAGACATTCGAAAATGACGGCGAAACATTGTGTCACTGTATCATGGGTTTTATGCAaaataatcatagaataaattaTTATGAGCTACTTCACGTTGACGATTGATCACTACATGACCAGAAACTGAACCTCCAGGGAGCACTTGTTCACTTTGTTGGATGAGaatttgatttatgagagcattATTGGAGAGAATTACACGAGATATTCCTTCTTGTTCAATGTTATTAATATCAAGATCATCTTGCCACTCTTAATCACTTTGAGAATCTGAAACTGAAGATGAATGAGAAGATGTGTTTCCCTCATCTTGATCCATCTTTTGTATATATAAATGTATGGAGATATttataaaatgtgagtatgtttcCAAAATTTATATAACCTGATAAATGTCCATCCAACAATTTGACAATTTATTTTCTTAACAACCATTTCTCTGTTGGATTGAATGTACAATTTATTTTCTCAACAACCATTTCTAAGTTAAATTTATTATGTACACCAGATATCTACCTGTCCAAATTTAAGATAAAAAAAGAATTTACTATCTTCTCAACAACCATATTTCTGACCGTTGATTATAATTCTACACTCTCTATATCACGTACTATAATGTAGACCATATTTGCAATAATAGTTTCTCTGCAATGAGTTCAACAATAAGAAGTAGTTCATATACTAATGATGAAGATGTACATCtttgtaataattatttacatATTTCCCAAAATCCTATAATAGGCATAAACCAGTCAAAAGATAGGTTATGGTCTCAGATTGAAAATGAGTATAACTCTACAACATCATCTACTACACCAGCCCGACCGTTGCGATCTTTACAAAGTCGAATGCAACTTATGTTAACAGTTGTAGCAAAAATGAAGACAAGTGTTCGTCAAGCAGAAAAGCTTAATCCAAGTGGTGCTTTAAGTGCTAATATTATGAGTATACTATTTATTTTAACATGATTATCTGTATATTTGATTTTGTTATACCATGTTTTTATTCATATATTTTTTTGTAGTTCTCTCAAGCCAAGATCATGTTAGTTGATGATCcaaaattcaaaaaatattttaaatttgaacATGTTTGGCCAATACTTAAAGATATTGAAAATTTTTCTGATGATGCACCATCTCATCCTGGACAAAGTGAAACTCAAACTTCACAGTCAAATACACCAAGTTTAATGTCACCACTTTCTGAAAGTCCTATTGCAAGTGAAGAGGAGCTTGGCGGAGCTTCTTCTCAACGTCCTATTGGTGTAAAGAAAgcaaaattaaaaagaaaaactGACGATAAAAATTTAAAACTCATTCAGAGCATTAGAGAAGAAAATCGTGAACTTGTCGAAATTTTCAAACAAAGTTCTGCTGATGGAAAAAGGATATATGAACTGCAGATGCTAAGAGCCCAGAACGAATCTAAGAAATTAGATATGAAAGAATTTcgagaagaaaataaaattatgGCTAAAGATTTGAGCTCAATAATGGATCCGATACAGTTGCAGTACTATCAAAGTGAGCAAGCCAGAATATGGGAGAAGAGAAACAAAAAAGACAACCAAGATGCTTCTGTATCTTTTGAGCCTGCACAATTTTTTGATATCAATGTTGCAGGTTCAAGTGACTTGCTAGAATACTAGGTTGTTTGATATCAATGTGAGAGCATGTATTCAGTGACACATGCATAAATGAAAATATTATTTCAATTAATGCATAAgattttaattttattagatTTTATCTCATTTCTAAATATTCATGAATTTGTTATTTAAAAACATGTATGTATGTATctaaattatataaattttatcatttcaataaatataataaaattttaaatgtCAAACATTCAAATTTTATTAAACTAATAAGTTATAaagcaaaaaaaaagaaaagaaagataacAAAAGAGTATAAAAGTATTTGGGTACAAGAGTAATGATTTGTTTTTGTGAAAGAATAGAAGGGTAGTATTGAAATTTTGAAAAACTCTATAATTTTTTGTGTTACACCAAATTTGGTGTAACTTTTGGTGTCACACCATTTTGGTGCGATTTGAAGTTGGGTTGGAGAGACTTTTCACACCAAAATGATGTAAAAGTGTGTTTTTAGAGTTGGGTTAGAGATGGTCTAAGGGGTAgataaaataaaatgaaaaaacTTATTTAGAAAACTAACTGCCAtctatatctatactatactataataggcggaatggggtataatttaGTTCAACGGTTATTCCTTAATTTTggttattaataaataaatagtgttatacaTCAGTTAAACTACTAAACATagtctacttatcctactaaactacaaccactgcttatcatattattaaaaaaaaattaaaaaaaatatagttatatatccgctaaactactaaattgttaaactactagatatAGTATCTTTATCACACTAAACTACTAAGGGTGTGTatggtattgctgttgcagacagcaacatcagcttttcgctgaaaaacagttaaaaaactgtttggtaaaatttaaaagctgtttttctgaaaagtgcttttggcttaaaagctgctgttagagaaagcaagtccccccatacttttagaaaaagctgattttcagctgttgcgggaagcagatgctgatttcaccatcaaaccttaccaaaagcatcattatttttaatttttggcACCAAAACATATACgaatcaaaaaaattaccaaacagtcatctgatttttacaacagcaCTTTTTCCAGCAGCACTTTTTCGAACAGCACAgcaatttttaacagcaatcccaaacagagcctaaattgttaaactactagatatAGTATCTTTATCACACTAAACTACAATCACACGTTAtcatattatttttttataaaattattattattatatatttatataaataattttaaaattataatatgacaggataaataaaaatttaaatattaacgaAAACTCGTGTTAGGCTagttattatattataataaccaGAATGTGGTATAATTTGGTTTAACGGTTATttcctaattttgattattaaacaaataaataaatagtgttatatatccacTAAACTAGTAAAATGTTAAACTACTAGATATAGTCTATTTATCTTACTAAACTATGAGCACATCATAtcttattattaaaaaataaatgaataatGTTATATAACTGTTAAACTACTAAATTCTTAAAATACTTGAATAATCTGTTTATCCTACTAAATTACGATCACATTTTATcctattattttttataaatttataattattatatattaatataaatattttaaaattataatatgacagaataaataaaaaaaatccgAGAACATGTATCACACGAGATTTAATCTAGTAGTATATAATAAGTAACTGAATAACTAAATAAACAAAGAACTAATGATGGGTCCTACTCTGATTGTTTTTGGGTGAATTATTGTACTTTCGTGGGACTAAACGATTGATCCTTAATCAGTGATGATAATTCTGTCAAGTAGTTGCGCCGGTCGCTGGTACGTTTCTGGCTCTAATTGCCTACAGCTCTGTACTCTGTCACTCAGGCGCTATAATTCGGTCACTCTTTATGATGGCAGCACAAGAGTCCCTGGTTTTTACAGTAACCAGGCGTTCACCGGAGCTAATAACTCCTGCAAAACCAACCCCGCACGAGTACAAACTCCTCTCCGACATAGATGATCAAGAGAGTCTCAGGTTTCGAATGCCCGTCATCTTTTTCTACA is a window from the Apium graveolens cultivar Ventura chromosome 1, ASM990537v1, whole genome shotgun sequence genome containing:
- the LOC141708169 gene encoding uncharacterized protein LOC141708169; translated protein: MLVDDPKFKKYFKFEHVWPILKDIENFSDDAPSHPGQSETQTSQSNTPSLMSPLSESPIASEEELGGASSQRPIGVKKAKLKRKTDDKNLKLIQSIREENRELVEIFKQSSADGKRIYELQMLRAQNESKKLDMKEFREENKIMAKDLSSIMDPIQLQYYQSEQARIWEKRNKKDNQDASVSFEPAQFFDINVAGSSDLLEY